From a single Nicotiana tabacum cultivar K326 chromosome 8, ASM71507v2, whole genome shotgun sequence genomic region:
- the LOC142163257 gene encoding uncharacterized protein LOC142163257, translating to MEEEAETFVAKCDKCQRYGNNMHRPPELLHLVFTPWPFMKWGKDIMASLPQAKGKKRLEESKGKWPEVLLGVLWAYRTTAKQSTGESPFSLVYGIKDLIPVKIRDPSTRYTQATEESNEEEMRVSLDLLEERREKALIRMAAQKQIIERYYTRKAHLRYFNIRDYVLKKVFQSTRVANAGKLSQNWEGPYKVRGIAGNNAYESENLDSGVRPREIFCSKPKISQASRGSDPLD from the exons atggaagaagaggcagaaacCTTTGTGGCCAAATGTGACAAGTGCCAAAGATATGGTAACAATATGCATCGACCACCAGAATTATTACATCTGGTTTTCACACCATGGCCTTTTATGAAGTGGGGGAAGGATATCATGGCATCATTACCACAAGCCAAAGGCAAG AAAAGActagaggaatcaaaaggtaaGTGGCCAGAAGTGTTACTTGGAGTCTTGTGGGCTTATAGAACGACAGCGAAACAAAGTACGGGAGAGTCACCATTTTCACTTGTATATGGTATTAAAGATTTAATTCCAGTTAAAATAAGAGATCCAAGTACGAGGTACACCCAAGCAACCGAAGAGTCAAATGAGGAGGAGATGCGGGTAAGCCTTGATCTACTTGAAGAAAGGAGAGAAAAAGCTTTGATAAGGATGGCTGCACAAAAACAAATTATTGAGAGATATTACACTCGGAAAGCTCATCTTAGATACTTCAACATTAGGGACTACGTACTCAAGAAAGTTTTTCAATCCACAAGAGTAGCCAATGCAGGAAAGTTGAGTcaaaattgggaaggaccttacAAGGTTCGAGGCATCGCTGGCAACAATGCATATGAATCAGAAAACTTGGATAGtggtgtaaggccccgtgaaatttttTGCTCAAAACCCAAGATCTCGCAAGCTAGCCGTGGTTCGGACCCTTTGGATTGA